The window CTCATTTTTTTGCTCTTTTGATATATTAATATCAGATTCTATACTTAGTGATATTTGAGAAGCTATATCATTGAGTGCTTCAAACTTTGCATCTTGTAGATTATTTGATGACCCAACTCCATATAAATAGCTAGAATCTTTATTGGTTGATAAATACCAGCTAGGATATTGTGTAACACTACTACAAGATATAATAAAAAAACTAAAGAATACTAAAGCCTTTATTAAATTCATAGTTTAGAAACCATTGCTTAATGCTTTATTAAGTGCATCTAAAAACTTATCTTTTTGAACCGGCATATTGTTGTCTTTTGAGATATTTTGTATTATGCTTTTTTGAATCTTATCTGACAGTGTTTCATCTTGCTCAACTAATACATAAATTTGCTTTCCATCTGGTGAAATCCAAGTATCCATTTGCTTTGAGCCAACTAGACTTTGAGATACAATTTGTCTTGTGATTTGCTCGCTATATTTCTCAACAATAGAATCATATGCATTATTTCCTACAGATTGACTAACTGCACTGCTTACTAATCCTTCGACTTTAGTTGAAATCATTCTAGATAGCTCATCTCTAGCCATAGCTAAAGCTTCATTTCTTGCAAATTGTAATCCTGCTTTAGTAATATCTGCCGAACCAATAGCACTAAGACCTTCTCTACCACCATTTAAAATCCAAGATGGTGCATCTAATAAATTATTTGCCTTTAGTGCTGCTTCTGTTATGCTACTTGCACCCTCACCAAGTCCATATTTTGATGAACAACCCGCAATAATCATCATAAACCCTAAAATAAATGATACTTTCTTTAGTGAAATCATTTTCATAATATATCCTTATTTTTGAAATTTAAAATTATACTTTGTTAAATATTAAAATGCCACATAGTTTTACCATGCAACACTTTTATTGCTACCTAACTTTATGATATTTACCTCATCATCCCACAAAACAAGACCGCTTTTTAAATCAACTAATGTTAATAAAAAATAATAATCTATTCTTTGCTCTGATGAAGATACTCTTGCGTTTTTTTGCACAATCCTTCCAGATAATGACAACTCTGGAGCTATTAACTCACCTTGCTCTATTGTAGTGTATTGATTAAACTCTGCATTATCCCTAGCTTCTCTTGATATATCAATCATGGGATCTTTGCTAGATCCATTACTACTAAGTGCTAATGTCAAAATAAATTTTCCACTATTTCGCAAATCTCGTGTTATTTTCCTAGTTAATTGCTCTGTATTAATCATCTGCATTGTATCATTTAACACATCAGATATTACAAGCACCTTTGGCTTACTTGAATCTAATCTTTTTGCATATCCACTAGATAATAACGATTTTACACTTTGTTCTGCTGCATTTGCTATATCATGATAATCAAGACCTGTGGTTGTATATTCTTTAGATTGATCCAATTCTATATATTGTGTTTTTGTATGACAACCAACAAATATAATACAAATTAGTGTAAAAAGATACTTCATTTAACCTCCTATGCTATGAGTTAAAATGCTAATTATACCATTTTGCATAACTCTAATATAAACAATATTATCCCTATTTAAACACAATTCTTTACAATCATTATCAAGCATAAAACTATATAACATTTTTCTATCACCAAATAGTTTAAA of the Helicobacter sp. MIT 99-5507 genome contains:
- a CDS encoding LPP20 family lipoprotein encodes the protein MKMISLKKVSFILGFMMIIAGCSSKYGLGEGASSITEAALKANNLLDAPSWILNGGREGLSAIGSADITKAGLQFARNEALAMARDELSRMISTKVEGLVSSAVSQSVGNNAYDSIVEKYSEQITRQIVSQSLVGSKQMDTWISPDGKQIYVLVEQDETLSDKIQKSIIQNISKDNNMPVQKDKFLDALNKALSNGF
- the lpoB gene encoding penicillin-binding protein activator LpoB is translated as MKYLFTLICIIFVGCHTKTQYIELDQSKEYTTTGLDYHDIANAAEQSVKSLLSSGYAKRLDSSKPKVLVISDVLNDTMQMINTEQLTRKITRDLRNSGKFILTLALSSNGSSKDPMIDISREARDNAEFNQYTTIEQGELIAPELSLSGRIVQKNARVSSSEQRIDYYFLLTLVDLKSGLVLWDDEVNIIKLGSNKSVAW